The genomic region GACTGATTGTGGGAGAAATCGGACGACATATGCGAAAATAAGCAGATAAAGTGTTTGATAAATCGGGGCAGCATACGAAGTTCCAAAGTAAACAAGTGCCAATCCAATGACGACGCCTGGGACAGCATATCCAACGTATGTAAAACGCTCAAACGCTGATGGAAGAAATCCGTCATGACGGGCTGAAAGATATGCAACTGGGATACCACCGATAACAGCAACACCAGCAGTTGCGGTAGCGACCGTGATTGAATTACCGATGTATCTCCATTGAAATGCAAGCGATTCGCTTACTGTCGCTGAGGCTGTCCCAAGCCATGAAATAAGGATAATGACGGGAACGACAAGCGCGAGTGCAGAAACACCAGCTGGCAGTATCATTGCCGGAAGTCGCCAGCGCCCAAGAGAGACAATATCACGAGATCGACCGCCTACAGAGGTTCGTTCTTCACCGCGGATTCGTGATTCAAGCCAGAGTATAAAAAGTGTCACTGCAACTAATTGCAATGACAGCAGTGTCGCTGTGTCACGACCGAATGCCCCGAATTCAACATATATAACACGAGTAAATACATCATAACGCATAATCGAGGGCGTTCCAAAGTCTGAAAGCACATATAACGACGAAAGAAGCGCTCCAGCAGCGACTGCCGGTCGGATTTGTGGAATAGTAACACGGCGGAATGTTGCCCAACGTCCGTGATCCAGTGTTCGAGCGGCATCAACCAGTGTTGTATCCATTGATTTGAGCGATGCCCGTGTCGTAATATATACATATGGATACGTATATAAACTAAGAACGAGCACCGTCCCGGCAAGTCCATATATTTCTGGTATTTGCTCAATCCCAATCGGAGAGAGGAGTCGTTGAAATCCACCACGAGGACCAAATGCTGACACAAAAGCGAATGCACCAACATAACTTGGGATAACAAGTGGCAATGACACCGCAACAGTCCAAACACGACTAAAGAGAAGGTCTGTCCGAACAGTTAGATATGCTAGTGGAACCCCCAAAAGAACACAGATCGACGTTGTTAAGATAACCAAAACGGCGCTATTAATGAGTATTTGGATCGTTGTTGGTCGTGTGATAAGCCCAATCGCATTCTTAATGCCAACATCACTGCCAGTTCGAAGAAGCCAAATAAACGGAATCACGGCTGCAGCAGCAACCGCACCCGCGGCAACAGTAAGTCCAAGAGGAAGTGATGACTCATCATCAGCAGCGTCAGGACCAGTGTTAGCGTCGGTATCAGTTTGATATTCGGTTGCCATTTTATTCCTCAGACATGTCGGACATTATATAAT from Haloquadratum walsbyi C23 harbors:
- a CDS encoding ABC transporter permease, whose protein sequence is MATEYQTDTDANTGPDAADDESSLPLGLTVAAGAVAAAAVIPFIWLLRTGSDVGIKNAIGLITRPTTIQILINSAVLVILTTSICVLLGVPLAYLTVRTDLLFSRVWTVAVSLPLVIPSYVGAFAFVSAFGPRGGFQRLLSPIGIEQIPEIYGLAGTVLVLSLYTYPYVYITTRASLKSMDTTLVDAARTLDHGRWATFRRVTIPQIRPAVAAGALLSSLYVLSDFGTPSIMRYDVFTRVIYVEFGAFGRDTATLLSLQLVAVTLFILWLESRIRGEERTSVGGRSRDIVSLGRWRLPAMILPAGVSALALVVPVIILISWLGTASATVSESLAFQWRYIGNSITVATATAGVAVIGGIPVAYLSARHDGFLPSAFERFTYVGYAVPGVVIGLALVYFGTSYAAPIYQTLYLLIFAYVVRFLPQSVGSLRASFLAVDPSLPEAARTLGQSSVGAFRYVTLPLVAPGLLGGAALVFLTTMKELPATLLLRPAGFTTLVTHIWAAYKSGYFGQAAVPALVLLAVSGISMLVILTQEGYDVK